One genomic segment of Clostridium saccharoperbutylacetonicum N1-4(HMT) includes these proteins:
- a CDS encoding glycosyltransferase, producing the protein MKISVVMATYNGEKFIIEQLESIINQTVLPDEVIICDDKSEDLTITIIEDFIKKNDLIGWKVYENSFNLGYSANFSRALKLATGDLIFLADQDDIWLKDKIQIMSEVMNRHLEIDLLASNVIPFYMDEKSNKVNYERIGIKSLVKIPFSSRWIKPVRPGCSFCIRKNLLKDYYKIWFNKYPHDCLLWGLANLNSSSYLINRNTIKYRRHGLTASNRGNKQLDYRLVNIKNEIVIAKRMLSYLTSKNNFNDNKKKFIRKQKEVYEKRYNALISNNLFSAIKLLLNIKYYARIRFWLTDLYYILQKN; encoded by the coding sequence ATGAAAATTTCTGTTGTAATGGCAACTTATAATGGTGAAAAATTTATAATTGAACAATTAGAGTCAATAATTAACCAGACTGTATTACCTGATGAAGTAATCATATGTGATGATAAATCCGAGGATTTAACAATTACAATAATAGAGGATTTTATTAAAAAGAATGACTTAATTGGATGGAAGGTATATGAAAATTCTTTTAACTTAGGTTATTCAGCTAATTTTAGTAGAGCATTAAAATTAGCAACAGGAGATTTGATTTTTTTAGCAGATCAAGATGATATATGGTTAAAGGATAAAATACAAATTATGTCTGAAGTAATGAATAGGCATTTAGAAATAGATTTATTAGCTTCGAATGTTATTCCATTCTATATGGACGAAAAATCCAATAAAGTAAACTATGAAAGAATTGGAATAAAATCTTTAGTAAAAATTCCTTTTAGCAGCCGTTGGATTAAACCTGTGAGACCTGGTTGCTCCTTTTGCATACGGAAGAATTTATTAAAGGATTATTATAAAATATGGTTTAATAAATATCCACATGATTGCTTGTTATGGGGACTTGCAAATTTAAATAGCAGTTCCTATTTAATTAATAGAAACACAATTAAATATAGAAGGCATGGCTTAACTGCTTCTAACAGAGGTAATAAACAGTTAGATTATAGGCTTGTTAATATAAAAAATGAAATTGTAATAGCCAAAAGAATGCTTAGCTATTTAACATCAAAAAATAATTTCAATGATAATAAAAAAAAATTTATACGAAAGCAAAAAGAAGTTTATGAAAAAAGATACAATGCTCTAATTTCAAACAATCTATTCTCAGCGATAAAGCTATTATTAAATATTAAGTATTATGCAAGAATTAGATTTTGGCTTACTGATTTATATTATATTTTACAGAAGAATTAG